The Ascochyta rabiei chromosome 10, complete sequence genome has a window encoding:
- a CDS encoding Acetyl-CoA C-acyltransferase, producing the protein MSVRAVGRSIVQKSPTDVIVLSAVRSPITRAFKGGFKDAWLEDVLRPVMREAVIRAKIETEDVQDVLIGNVLAELGFAKTGRMALLDCGFPASTTFHTINRQCSSSLQAITHQAHAIMAGQFDVALAGGVDSMTRNYGSRGRPTDVSPSLRASNVKQATDCLLAMGETSERVAQRYGITRQEQDDFAFQSHHRALVAWNAGKFASEIVPVTYQAPSETDKEGLLTTFTVPQDDGIRPNVSREKFGNLEPVFGKQGQSTAGNSSQISDGASSVILARRPFRRHTGEGMRAG; encoded by the exons ATGTCGGTTCGTGCCGTCGGGAGAAGCATTGTGCAGAAGAGTCCAACTGATGTCATTGTCCTTTCGGCTGTGCGAAGTCCCATCACCAGGGCGTTCAAGGGAGGCTTCAAAGACGCTTGGCTAGAGGATGTACTTCGACCT GTGATGAGAGAGGCAGTTATCAGAGCGAAGATCGAGACAGAGGACGTGCAGGACGTCCTCATCGGCAACGTCTTGGCTGAACTCGGTTTCGCCAAGACAGGAAGAATGGCACTCCTCGACTGCGGCTTCCCTGCCAGTACCACCTTTCACACAATCAACAGGCAGTGCTCCAGCAGTCTACAGGCCATCACGCACCAGGCGCATGCCATAATGGCTGGTCAATTCGATGTCGCCCTGGCCGGTGGGGTGGACAGCATGACACGTAACTACGGTTCTCGCGGCCGTCCAACGGACGTGTCTCCTTCTCTCCGAGCATCCAACGTCAAGCAGGCCACCGACTGTCTCTTGGCCATGGGTGAGACATCGGAGCGTGTTGCCCAACGGTACGGCATTACACGCCAAGAGCAAGATGACTTTGCTTTTCAGAGTCATCACAGGGCACTGGTGGCCTGGAACGCAGGTAAATTTGCGTCAGAGATAGTCCCAGTTACCTACCAGGCTCCAAGCGAAACAGACAAGGAAGGGCTGCTGACAACCTTTACCGTGCCGCAGGATGATGGCATCCGACCCAACGTGAGTAGAGAGAAATTTGGAAATCTGGAGCCAGTGTTTGGCAAACAAGGCCAAAGCACCGCAGGCAACTC ATCGCAGATATCCGACGGCGCCTCTTCGGTGATACTTGCTCGAAGGCCGTTTCGCAGGCACACAGGTGAGGGGATGCGAGCCGGATGA
- a CDS encoding Succinate--hydroxymethylglutarate CoA-transferase encodes MPASRGLATGTTATKLPLDGIRVLDLTRVLAGPYCTQILGDMGADILKVEHPVRGDDTRSWGPPYAPRLDNADSAIGTGESAYYLSVNRNKKSLALSFKDERGAEILRNLSKKVDVVIENYLPGSLKKYGLDYETLSKLNPELIYASITGYGQFGPYSDRAGYDVMVEAEMGLMHITGPRDGPPVKVGCAVTDLTTGMYATTSILASLIERSSSNMGQHLDICLSDCQVATLSNMAQSVLVTNQRDSGRWGTAHPSVVPYRSFRTSDGDVLFGGGNDRLFAILCRGLGRPEWAMDERFSTNTARVQHRDILEKQIEDIVITKTTEDWLKIFNNTGLPYAKVNDLWDTMHHDHVRARNMIVEIDHPSCGRMELINSPVKYSRSQPNIRSAPPLLGQHTDEILRKELDLDDTTIALLRKEEVIR; translated from the exons ATGCCAGCCTCTCGTGGTCTTGCCACAGGCACAACGGCGACAAAACTACCTCTGGACGGCATACGAGTGCTCGACTTGACCAGAGTCCTGGCTGGG CCGTACTGCACGCAGATTCTTGGTGATATGGG GGCCGACATCTTGAAAGTGGAGCATCCGGTCAGGGGCGATGATACACGATCATGGGGCCCGCCATATGCACCGCGTCTCGACAACGCCGACTCGGCGATCGGTACAGGGGAGAGTGCTTATTACCTCTCC GTCAATCGTAACAAGAAGTCACTAGCGCTATCTTTCAAGGATGAGAGAGGGGCAGAGATACTTCGCAATCTTTCGAAAAAGGTTGACGTCGTCATTGAGAACTACCTGCCTGGCTCACTTAAGAAGTACGGCTTGGACTATGAGACGCTGAGCAAGCTTAACCCTGAACTGATCTACGCGAGCATCACCGGTTATGGACAATTTGGTCCGTACAGCGATCGAGCTGGCTATGATGTCATGGTCGAAGC TGAGATGGGGCTGATGCATATTACCGGCCCTCGTGACGGACCGCCAGTCAAAGTTGGCTGCGCCGTGACCGATCTTACGACCGGCATGTATGCGACTACTAGCATTCTTGCTTCATTAATTGAGCGAAGCTCTTCAAACATGGGACAACATCTAGATATTTGTCTCAGTGACTGCCAGGTTGCAACGCTATCGAATATGGCCCAGTCTGTGTTGGTAACAAACCAAAGAGACTCAGGTCGTTGGGGTACCGCGCACC CATCGGTGGTTCCATATCGATCATTTAGGACATCCGACGGTGATGTGTTATTCGGTGGAGGCAATGACCGCCTATTTGCCATCTTGTGTAGAGGACTGGGCCGACCCGAGTGGGCCATGGATGAACGCTTTTCTACAAACACCGCGCGAGTTCAGCACCGTGATATTCTAGAAAAGCAGATAGAAGACATCGTAATCACGAAGACTACAGAAGATTGGCTCAAGATCTTCAATAACACCGGATTGCCGTACGCGAAAGTAAACGATCTCTGGGATACGATGCATCACGACCATG TGAGAGCCAGGAACATGATTGTAGAGATAGATCACCCTTCCTGTGGTCGAATGGAGCTCATCAACTCACCGGTCAAATACTCACGTTCGCAGCCAAACATTCGATCAGCACCGCCCCTGCTAGGACAGCACACTGACGAAATTCTAAGAAAAGAGCTAGATCTAGACGATACCACCATCGCCCTATTGAGAAAGGAAGAGGTTATAAGATAG
- a CDS encoding Succinate--hydroxymethylglutarate CoA-transferase: MLPVQSFHFRVDTSTDRDRADILKVEHPVRGDDTRSWGPPYAPRLDNADSAIGTGESAYYLSVNRNKKSLALSFKDERGAEILRNLSKKVDVVIENYLPGSLKKYGLDYETLSKLNPELIYASITGYGQFGPYSDRAGYDVMVEAEMGLMHITGPRDGPPVKVGCAVTDLTTGMYATTSILASLIERSSSNMGQHLDICLSDCQVATLSNMAQSVLVTNQRDSGRWGTAHPSVVPYRSFRTSDGDVLFGGGNDRLFAILCRGLGRPEWAMDERFSTNTARVQHRDILEKQIEDIVITKTTEDWLKIFNNTGLPYAKVNDLWDTMHHDHVRARNMIVEIDHPSCGRMELINSPVKYSRSQPNIRSAPPLLGQHTDEILRKELDLDDTTIALLRKEEVIR, encoded by the exons ATGCTTCCAGTCCAATCTTTCCATTTTCGCGTTGATACTTCAACTGATAGAGACAGGGCCGACATCTTGAAAGTGGAGCATCCGGTCAGGGGCGATGATACACGATCATGGGGCCCGCCATATGCACCGCGTCTCGACAACGCCGACTCGGCGATCGGTACAGGGGAGAGTGCTTATTACCTCTCC GTCAATCGTAACAAGAAGTCACTAGCGCTATCTTTCAAGGATGAGAGAGGGGCAGAGATACTTCGCAATCTTTCGAAAAAGGTTGACGTCGTCATTGAGAACTACCTGCCTGGCTCACTTAAGAAGTACGGCTTGGACTATGAGACGCTGAGCAAGCTTAACCCTGAACTGATCTACGCGAGCATCACCGGTTATGGACAATTTGGTCCGTACAGCGATCGAGCTGGCTATGATGTCATGGTCGAAGC TGAGATGGGGCTGATGCATATTACCGGCCCTCGTGACGGACCGCCAGTCAAAGTTGGCTGCGCCGTGACCGATCTTACGACCGGCATGTATGCGACTACTAGCATTCTTGCTTCATTAATTGAGCGAAGCTCTTCAAACATGGGACAACATCTAGATATTTGTCTCAGTGACTGCCAGGTTGCAACGCTATCGAATATGGCCCAGTCTGTGTTGGTAACAAACCAAAGAGACTCAGGTCGTTGGGGTACCGCGCACC CATCGGTGGTTCCATATCGATCATTTAGGACATCCGACGGTGATGTGTTATTCGGTGGAGGCAATGACCGCCTATTTGCCATCTTGTGTAGAGGACTGGGCCGACCCGAGTGGGCCATGGATGAACGCTTTTCTACAAACACCGCGCGAGTTCAGCACCGTGATATTCTAGAAAAGCAGATAGAAGACATCGTAATCACGAAGACTACAGAAGATTGGCTCAAGATCTTCAATAACACCGGATTGCCGTACGCGAAAGTAAACGATCTCTGGGATACGATGCATCACGACCATG TGAGAGCCAGGAACATGATTGTAGAGATAGATCACCCTTCCTGTGGTCGAATGGAGCTCATCAACTCACCGGTCAAATACTCACGTTCGCAGCCAAACATTCGATCAGCACCGCCCCTGCTAGGACAGCACACTGACGAAATTCTAAGAAAAGAGCTAGATCTAGACGATACCACCATCGCCCTATTGAGAAAGGAAGAGGTTATAAGATAG